One window of the Pseudobdellovibrionaceae bacterium genome contains the following:
- a CDS encoding tetratricopeptide repeat protein, which yields MKNIDKKWPYTLGILLVLLSACSSKMIIKTEPEGAEVFIKGSGGGKKHSLGSTPLHLSLSEIESKVVVDPGAGEYYELIVEKSKWRTESIMVPVARLSTLETRIDVKLQSQEDEGRIASQMVQHLFNAQKFAGFKEFDRAQVELDKALELDDRFVRALSMRGSIYYLQGNLDESLKWYEKALNIDPKLQDAIEMIDKIRKLKARKARPR from the coding sequence ATGAAAAATATAGATAAAAAATGGCCTTATACATTAGGGATACTCCTAGTTTTATTATCTGCATGCAGCAGTAAGATGATTATTAAAACTGAACCTGAAGGTGCAGAAGTTTTTATCAAGGGTTCTGGTGGGGGCAAGAAGCACAGTCTTGGTTCGACACCTCTTCACTTGTCCCTTAGTGAGATTGAATCAAAAGTGGTTGTTGATCCTGGTGCAGGTGAGTATTACGAATTGATTGTGGAAAAAAGTAAGTGGCGAACAGAATCAATCATGGTCCCAGTAGCTAGATTGTCGACTTTAGAGACTCGTATTGATGTTAAATTGCAGTCACAAGAGGATGAGGGACGTATTGCTAGTCAAATGGTTCAACATCTTTTTAATGCTCAGAAGTTTGCAGGTTTTAAAGAGTTTGATCGCGCTCAGGTAGAACTAGACAAGGCCTTAGAGTTAGATGACCGTTTTGTTAGGGCACTGTCTATGAGAGGGTCTATCTATTACTTACAGGGAAATCTAGATGAGAGCCTAAAGTGGTATGAAAAGGCCTTAAATATAGATCCGAAGTTACAAGATGCCATAGAAATGATAGATAAAATACGCAAGTTAAAAGCTCGAAAAGCG